A genome region from Methanobacterium subterraneum includes the following:
- the nadC gene encoding carboxylating nicotinate-nucleotide diphosphorylase, giving the protein MRQDLAKMVYDDIGFEDITTCALIPPGLMVNGQIMAKEGGVIAGVELAVVIFKEFGVETDVMVVDGEKIKNGQIIMEISGDPRSILSVERTVLNLLMRMSGIATLTRNIIEMVRSVNPNVLVAGTRKTTPGLQFFEKSAIRAGGGDTHRYRLDDSVLIKDNHLALVGGVDEAISRARKYVSFTKKIEIEVESLEEALHAVRVGADIVMLDNMDPDKVKDVIVALKKENLRDNALIEVSGGINSDNIIQYANTGVDVISTGYITHSARSLDLSLDLEKMHQ; this is encoded by the coding sequence ATGAGGCAAGACCTAGCTAAGATGGTTTACGATGATATTGGCTTTGAGGATATAACTACCTGTGCATTAATTCCACCAGGATTAATGGTTAATGGTCAGATCATGGCCAAAGAAGGTGGAGTAATTGCGGGAGTTGAACTGGCTGTGGTTATATTCAAGGAATTTGGTGTGGAAACGGATGTAATGGTGGTGGATGGTGAAAAGATTAAAAATGGCCAGATCATCATGGAGATATCAGGTGATCCCCGTAGTATACTCAGTGTGGAAAGAACGGTACTCAATCTCCTTATGCGTATGAGTGGTATTGCCACGCTGACCAGAAACATCATTGAAATGGTTCGCAGTGTAAATCCCAATGTTTTAGTAGCTGGAACCCGTAAGACAACTCCTGGGCTCCAATTTTTTGAGAAAAGTGCTATAAGGGCTGGTGGAGGGGATACTCACCGCTACCGCTTGGATGATAGTGTGCTCATAAAGGATAATCATCTGGCTTTGGTGGGTGGGGTTGATGAGGCAATATCCCGGGCTAGGAAATATGTTAGTTTCACTAAAAAAATTGAAATTGAGGTAGAAAGTCTGGAAGAAGCTCTGCACGCGGTTCGTGTTGGTGCGGATATTGTAATGCTTGATAACATGGATCCTGATAAAGTGAAAGATGTTATAGTGGCCCTTAAAAAAGAGAATCTCCGTGATAACGCACTAATCGAAGTTTCCGGTGGTATTAACTCTGATAACATAATCCAATATGCAAATACGGGTGTGGATGTGATCTCCACAGGATACATCACCCACTCTGCAAGATCATTGGACTTAAGCCTGGACTTGGAGAAAATGCATCAATAG
- the rnz gene encoding ribonuclease Z: MELIFLGTSSALPTTKRNHSAIALKAFGEVMLFDCGEGTQRQMARIKLSPMKVDHIFITHLHGDHFLGLPGMIQSMAFRGRKNPLYIYGPEGMIKTVEHIKNLGYYALSFPIHVHEIKKGTILQTEEYLIECCPTHHSVLNLAYSVEEKRSPKFLREKAIELGLKPGPDFGKLQKGIPVEVNGVLITPDQVLGKERKGRRIVYSGDTKPCSEMVEFATNADVLIHESTYESSQETKALENGHSTTTHAARIAKEADVSELILTHISTRYRDIDSLSREARHIFNKVIMAEDFMTIDVKHHEN, translated from the coding sequence ATGGAGTTAATATTTTTAGGAACCTCATCTGCACTCCCAACCACTAAGAGAAACCACTCCGCCATTGCCCTGAAGGCATTTGGAGAAGTGATGCTTTTTGACTGTGGAGAAGGAACCCAGCGTCAGATGGCTCGAATAAAGCTGAGTCCCATGAAAGTGGATCACATCTTCATCACCCATCTCCATGGTGACCACTTCCTGGGACTGCCCGGTATGATCCAATCCATGGCCTTCAGAGGCCGGAAGAATCCATTATATATTTACGGACCAGAGGGAATGATAAAAACAGTTGAACATATTAAAAATTTGGGTTACTATGCCCTATCATTCCCCATACATGTGCACGAGATAAAGAAGGGCACTATTCTGCAGACAGAGGAATACTTGATTGAATGCTGCCCCACCCATCATTCAGTTCTTAACCTGGCTTACTCTGTAGAAGAAAAAAGATCTCCCAAGTTCCTTCGGGAAAAAGCCATTGAACTGGGCTTGAAACCTGGCCCAGATTTTGGCAAACTTCAAAAAGGCATCCCAGTAGAGGTGAATGGAGTTCTTATAACACCAGACCAGGTTCTGGGGAAGGAAAGGAAGGGTAGGAGGATAGTTTATTCTGGAGATACCAAGCCATGTTCCGAGATGGTTGAATTCGCAACAAATGCCGATGTACTGATCCATGAATCAACCTATGAATCATCCCAAGAAACAAAAGCCCTAGAAAATGGCCATTCCACCACCACCCATGCAGCAAGGATTGCCAAAGAAGCAGATGTATCTGAATTAATTCTCACCCATATAAGCACCCGTTACCGGGATATTGATAGTTTAAGTAGGGAAGCAAGGCATATCTTTAATAAAGTTATAATGGCCGAGGATTTCATGACCATAGATGTGAAACACCATGAAAATTAA
- a CDS encoding mechanosensitive ion channel family protein, whose translation MLNTDPLYLDLIKIAVILLSSFIIIKWAIYIIKKTGNRFNFEPTLIQVLIEIIKYSIIAVAITVVLKEVGWDISAIVLSLGIVGIAVGFAARDTLSNFIAGLFILADKSFRVGDIIELSGQSGKVIKLGLRVTTIKTEDNKIITIPNSTFSKNIYINSTAQETRRVGLDINIPYEMELEVVVNSLVETASNCKWTLHEPKPNVLIKEMTDTGIKATLNVWVCDPWKVATFRSQLALKVKGLLVIEDVS comes from the coding sequence ATGCTCAACACTGACCCCCTGTACCTTGATCTGATAAAAATTGCTGTAATTCTCCTATCTTCTTTCATCATTATAAAGTGGGCTATTTACATTATTAAGAAAACTGGAAACCGTTTTAATTTTGAGCCCACTCTGATTCAAGTCTTAATTGAAATCATCAAATACTCCATAATCGCTGTAGCCATAACCGTTGTTTTGAAGGAAGTTGGATGGGATATAAGTGCAATAGTCCTCAGCCTGGGTATTGTGGGTATAGCTGTTGGTTTTGCTGCTCGGGACACCCTTTCCAATTTCATCGCCGGCCTCTTTATACTGGCAGATAAAAGTTTTAGAGTGGGAGACATCATTGAATTGTCTGGCCAGAGCGGTAAAGTGATTAAATTGGGTTTAAGAGTTACCACCATCAAAACGGAGGATAATAAAATCATAACCATTCCCAACTCCACTTTTTCCAAAAATATATACATCAACTCCACTGCTCAGGAAACCCGTAGAGTGGGATTGGATATTAACATCCCCTATGAGATGGAACTGGAAGTAGTTGTTAACTCTCTGGTGGAAACTGCATCCAACTGTAAATGGACGCTTCATGAGCCAAAACCAAATGTGCTTATAAAAGAAATGACAGATACTGGTATTAAAGCAACTCTAAATGTCTGGGTCTGTGACCCCTGGAAGGTAGCCACCTTCCGCAGCCAGTTAGCATTGAAAGTTAAAGGGCTTTTGGTAATTGAAGATGTCTCGTGA
- a CDS encoding class E sortase, which yields MSPYKIFSILIIVACFTLAASIAMAGFEQMENVTQAQKSVKDYQEKMSNPVNALDPTDLTSSYINARLIIPKLNVNATIRSDTVNAYNAVYHYPESVMPGKPGECGILGHRTTYSGLFTNIASLKPGDQAIIKDFTQKKKFVYEVTSNGNDIRWDYKTKPIRFSQEGQARLLIVTCYPPGKKQAAWITHFKMVSSSDL from the coding sequence ATGTCACCCTATAAGATTTTCTCCATTCTAATAATAGTTGCGTGTTTCACGCTGGCAGCAAGCATAGCCATGGCTGGTTTTGAGCAGATGGAAAACGTTACCCAAGCTCAGAAAAGTGTTAAAGATTACCAGGAGAAGATGAGTAATCCGGTGAATGCACTGGACCCCACTGATCTCACCAGTTCTTATATCAATGCACGGTTAATAATCCCAAAACTCAATGTAAATGCAACCATCCGATCCGATACTGTAAACGCATATAACGCTGTTTATCATTATCCTGAGAGCGTTATGCCAGGTAAACCCGGTGAATGTGGAATTTTAGGCCATAGAACAACATATTCCGGATTATTCACCAACATTGCTTCCCTGAAACCTGGAGACCAGGCTATTATCAAAGATTTTACCCAGAAGAAGAAATTTGTCTACGAGGTCACCTCCAATGGAAATGATATTCGTTGGGATTATAAAACCAAACCTATTAGATTTTCACAAGAAGGACAGGCACGTTTACTAATTGTCACATGTTATCCTCCCGGTAAGAAACAAGCTGCCTGGATCACCCATTTTAAGATGGTATCAAGTAGTGACTTATGA
- a CDS encoding 4Fe-4S dicluster domain-containing protein codes for MVEIIIDEDACVGCGSCVDDCPNDVYKMNEERWKTEVVNVNDCMACLSCHEICPAQAMTHKDIHVAKRLYIDRRVNHILERII; via the coding sequence ATGGTTGAAATCATAATAGATGAAGATGCATGCGTGGGATGCGGATCCTGTGTGGATGACTGTCCCAACGACGTGTATAAAATGAATGAGGAAAGATGGAAAACAGAAGTAGTTAATGTCAATGACTGTATGGCATGCCTCTCCTGTCACGAAATCTGCCCTGCACAGGCCATGACTCACAAAGACATCCACGTGGCTAAAAGACTATACATTGACCGTAGAGTTAACCACATACTGGAAAGAATTATCTGA
- a CDS encoding hydrocarbon binding protein (contains V4R domain): MAIQEVRGTFKPELIPKETGGDIDDYEDALHVLMKFMGSMSSALEQVSGRGANAIVYQAGKRMGHDAAKMMEKTDNLEQAMDEMGEVLGHEFYYRMWKPAGQENYTIEKGDETIVKLLFRDCVVRQTLRRTGLPQKGPLCYLLYGYMVGAVEEVMDIKGKVDIDHVGPNACLKTLTIKWGGK; the protein is encoded by the coding sequence ATGGCAATACAAGAAGTTAGAGGAACATTTAAACCTGAATTAATTCCTAAGGAAACTGGTGGAGACATAGATGACTATGAAGATGCACTGCACGTGCTAATGAAATTCATGGGATCCATGTCCAGTGCCCTGGAACAGGTTTCAGGAAGAGGTGCCAACGCCATTGTTTATCAGGCAGGTAAAAGAATGGGCCACGATGCCGCGAAAATGATGGAAAAAACCGACAACTTGGAACAGGCCATGGATGAGATGGGTGAAGTTCTGGGACATGAATTTTACTATAGGATGTGGAAACCAGCCGGACAGGAAAATTACACCATCGAAAAAGGAGATGAAACTATTGTAAAACTTCTCTTCAGGGACTGCGTTGTCAGGCAAACCCTCCGAAGAACAGGTTTACCACAAAAAGGACCACTATGTTACCTATTATACGGTTACATGGTTGGAGCAGTGGAAGAAGTGATGGATATCAAAGGAAAAGTGGACATAGACCACGTAGGCCCCAACGCATGCCTTAAAACCCTCACCATTAAATGGGGTGGTAAATAA
- a CDS encoding NADH-quinone oxidoreductase subunit B family protein, with the protein MVKIALEALASCSGCEISILDLHEDLVKLLDQAEIVYAPIIMDVKEVPDDIDIAIVSGSVRNAENKERLEELREKSKYLIAYGTCACYGGITGMADLYTSEEVTSRTYSDNPSTVSAPLPNEVVPELLSIVHPAADFTIIDGFIPGCPPKEQLTHDILIPLVNNEAPDVPKKSVCADCQREMEHVEFDTIHRRIEGNPEPGKCFLSQGYICLGSVTLGRCGGLCTEAGVPCHGCGGPSLDVLREPSHDIYNGVIKRISHVSNMPEKDVEKQLYDIGHIIYGFVIGSKTMEDKQVSLIPQLVKK; encoded by the coding sequence ATGGTTAAAATAGCCTTAGAAGCCCTGGCCAGCTGTTCAGGATGTGAAATTTCAATACTGGACCTTCACGAAGACTTGGTGAAATTACTGGATCAGGCCGAAATAGTATATGCTCCAATAATAATGGATGTCAAAGAAGTGCCAGATGATATTGACATTGCCATTGTCTCTGGTTCTGTCCGTAACGCTGAAAACAAGGAAAGACTGGAAGAACTCCGGGAAAAATCCAAATACCTCATTGCCTATGGAACCTGTGCCTGCTACGGTGGTATAACCGGTATGGCTGATCTTTACACCTCAGAAGAAGTCACATCACGTACATACTCTGACAACCCCAGTACAGTGTCCGCACCCCTCCCCAATGAAGTGGTTCCAGAACTCTTGAGCATTGTCCACCCGGCAGCCGACTTCACCATAATTGATGGATTCATACCAGGATGCCCACCCAAAGAACAACTCACCCACGACATTCTCATACCACTTGTAAATAATGAAGCACCGGATGTTCCCAAAAAAAGTGTATGTGCGGATTGCCAACGTGAAATGGAACACGTGGAATTTGATACAATACACCGCAGAATTGAAGGTAACCCCGAACCAGGGAAATGTTTCCTGAGTCAGGGATATATATGCCTTGGTTCAGTCACTTTAGGCCGCTGTGGTGGTCTCTGCACCGAAGCAGGAGTCCCCTGTCACGGATGTGGAGGGCCATCCCTGGATGTTTTAAGAGAACCAAGCCACGATATCTACAATGGAGTAATCAAAAGAATCTCCCACGTATCTAATATGCCCGAAAAAGACGTTGAAAAACAGCTTTATGATATAGGACATATCATTTACGGATTCGTGATTGGAAGCAAAACCATGGAGGACAAACAGGTTTCACTCATCCCTCAACTGGTTAAAAAGTGA
- a CDS encoding Ni/Fe hydrogenase subunit alpha: MKNIEISPVSRIEGHAKITVQVDDAGNVADAHFHVMEIRGFEKFLEGAAVEEAPRITPRICGICQTAHHLAAAKATDMVFGLEPPETAKKLRELMLLGQYIHSHSLHFYFLGAPDLVMGPESDPAMRNVIGILKSNPELAMMAIKTRKIGQSITGVVGGKPISPVTAIPGGQSRGITSEQQAQLLAEAKDAVNLIEQGVEVAKPLFVQYSEAIEALGPVESHFGALSNGGSIEFYDGPAKIIDKSGNQVYEFAAADYLDYIEEKVQPWSYLKFPYLKQIGFPEGNYRVGPLARLNVADNIPTEKASALYGEYKDQYGIAQNALLYHYARLIELMYAAERAVQLLEDDSITGTDLRQQLSEPLITKEEAKESSETKRGVGMIEATRGILIHDYETDAGGFINRANLIVSTGQNNLSMDIGVRETAKQMIHGEDVSEGLKNKLEMIVRAYDPCLSCATHAIDGSSPLAVDIYDSEGQLLKKHLL, encoded by the coding sequence ATGAAAAATATCGAAATTAGCCCAGTAAGTCGGATTGAAGGTCACGCCAAGATCACTGTGCAGGTTGACGATGCCGGCAACGTGGCAGATGCCCATTTCCATGTTATGGAAATCAGAGGATTTGAAAAATTCCTGGAAGGTGCAGCCGTAGAAGAAGCACCACGGATAACACCACGAATATGTGGTATATGTCAGACTGCACACCACTTGGCAGCAGCCAAAGCCACTGACATGGTATTTGGATTGGAACCGCCAGAAACTGCCAAGAAACTAAGGGAACTTATGCTCCTGGGACAATACATTCACTCCCATTCACTCCACTTCTACTTCTTAGGCGCCCCAGACCTTGTTATGGGTCCTGAATCAGACCCCGCAATGAGAAACGTTATAGGGATCCTGAAAAGTAATCCGGAACTGGCTATGATGGCCATAAAAACCCGTAAAATTGGACAATCCATAACCGGAGTTGTGGGGGGTAAGCCCATAAGTCCAGTAACTGCCATACCTGGCGGACAATCCAGAGGCATAACATCCGAACAACAGGCCCAGTTATTGGCAGAAGCAAAAGACGCGGTAAACCTAATAGAACAGGGTGTTGAAGTAGCTAAACCATTATTTGTTCAGTACAGTGAAGCAATTGAAGCATTAGGACCTGTAGAAAGTCATTTTGGAGCGCTGTCCAATGGTGGTTCCATTGAGTTCTACGATGGGCCGGCCAAAATCATTGATAAATCCGGTAACCAGGTTTACGAATTTGCAGCCGCTGATTACCTGGACTACATTGAGGAAAAAGTTCAACCATGGTCCTACCTGAAATTCCCATATCTGAAACAGATTGGATTCCCTGAAGGTAATTACCGTGTGGGTCCACTGGCACGATTAAACGTAGCTGACAACATACCTACTGAAAAGGCATCCGCCCTTTACGGTGAATACAAAGATCAGTATGGAATTGCACAAAATGCTCTACTGTACCATTACGCTCGATTAATCGAGTTGATGTATGCTGCTGAAAGAGCAGTACAGCTCCTGGAAGATGACAGCATAACCGGTACTGACCTGCGCCAGCAACTTTCCGAACCATTAATCACCAAGGAAGAAGCCAAAGAATCCAGTGAAACCAAAAGGGGTGTGGGAATGATTGAAGCCACCAGAGGGATCCTAATCCACGATTATGAAACCGATGCAGGAGGATTCATTAACCGAGCCAACTTGATCGTTTCCACTGGCCAGAACAACTTATCCATGGATATTGGAGTTAGGGAAACTGCTAAACAGATGATCCACGGCGAAGATGTTTCAGAGGGGCTTAAGAACAAGTTGGAAATGATTGTACGGGCTTATGACCCATGTCTTTCCTGTGCAACCCACGCCATTGATGGAAGTTCACCACTAGCAGTGGATATCTACGACAGTGAAGGTCAACTACTGAAAAAACATTTACTCTGA
- a CDS encoding roadblock/LC7 domain-containing protein: protein MTDTRLKMQLEKATEDLDKTTAVEGILIVASDGRILHHKLRVDVDINLFGPMSQVISSSSLRLLNSSGQGKMERVLVESSGGKALFLGLGNVHLIILMHDSANVGMVLVNAKRASPKIHELTQDIALKTPEEIPIPEKVQFEEAVPSLATDEPVAEKVATKESSIETIVADVKPVKITTKEAHDIKTKEPITGKIHDQALETSEIPETPVGEVEVPDKVVAESSVLTEKHVKEGNPKSVGESIFERTEKITAEPITDMTESITGPSAEEPLPQDTKTKVESEMETSETEVKEVIEEIKPGIPTVKPPISFPSLPEHVEVPDDLEKRSQLLLDIYESIFLAMAMGAAKIMGVAPARGLTKQFLPFEKCKRLLGNVDLKSNATIDFAQIKKNAEKIPLPEREEIFIQDFNRIIEVITENYGRVMGYEAFRGMVRPEFHEIKKSYGKAMDELNIKQSMHPEIAHLFA, encoded by the coding sequence ATGACTGACACCCGTTTGAAGATGCAACTGGAAAAGGCCACTGAAGACTTGGATAAAACCACTGCTGTGGAGGGTATCCTTATTGTGGCCAGTGATGGGCGGATATTACACCACAAATTACGGGTTGATGTGGATATAAATCTTTTCGGCCCCATGTCCCAAGTTATTTCCAGCTCATCCCTTAGACTTTTAAACTCATCTGGCCAGGGTAAAATGGAAAGAGTGTTAGTGGAGTCATCTGGAGGGAAAGCACTCTTTTTAGGCCTGGGAAATGTTCATTTAATCATTTTAATGCATGACTCAGCTAACGTGGGTATGGTTCTGGTGAATGCCAAAAGAGCATCCCCAAAAATACATGAATTAACCCAGGACATTGCATTAAAAACTCCAGAAGAAATTCCAATTCCTGAAAAAGTGCAATTTGAAGAGGCAGTACCCTCATTGGCAACAGATGAACCCGTGGCTGAAAAAGTTGCCACCAAAGAATCCTCAATCGAAACTATTGTTGCAGATGTAAAACCAGTGAAGATAACAACTAAAGAAGCTCACGACATAAAAACGAAAGAACCAATTACTGGAAAAATTCATGATCAGGCCCTCGAAACCTCTGAAATACCAGAAACCCCTGTTGGAGAAGTTGAAGTTCCAGATAAGGTGGTTGCCGAATCAAGTGTGTTAACTGAGAAACATGTGAAAGAAGGCAACCCAAAATCAGTTGGCGAATCAATATTCGAAAGAACTGAAAAAATAACTGCAGAACCCATAACAGATATGACTGAATCCATTACCGGACCTTCTGCTGAGGAACCTCTACCCCAGGATACGAAGACAAAAGTTGAAAGTGAAATGGAAACTTCTGAAACTGAAGTTAAAGAAGTAATTGAAGAAATTAAACCAGGTATACCCACAGTCAAACCACCTATCTCATTTCCCTCATTACCGGAACATGTTGAAGTACCTGATGACCTTGAAAAACGTTCCCAACTCCTGTTAGACATTTATGAATCAATATTCCTGGCCATGGCCATGGGTGCAGCCAAGATCATGGGAGTTGCTCCTGCCAGAGGACTTACCAAACAATTCTTGCCCTTCGAAAAGTGTAAAAGACTCCTGGGGAATGTGGATTTAAAGAGTAATGCCACCATTGACTTTGCCCAGATCAAGAAAAATGCAGAAAAAATCCCACTCCCTGAAAGGGAAGAAATATTCATCCAGGATTTCAACCGTATCATCGAAGTCATAACTGAAAATTATGGTAGAGTAATGGGTTACGAGGCGTTTAGAGGCATGGTAAGGCCAGAATTCCATGAAATTAAAAAATCGTATGGCAAAGCAATGGATGAATTAAACATAAAACAAAGTATGCATCCTGAAATAGCCCATCTATTCGCTTAA
- a CDS encoding replication factor C small subunit, which yields MNGPWVEKYRPQDLDDVVGQDHIIQRLKQYINEESMPNLMFTGPAGVGKTTTAIALAKAMLGEYWKQNFLELNASDARGIETVRKDIKSFCRLKAVGAPFRIIFLDEVDNMTKDAQHALRREMEMYTKTSSFVLSCNYSSKIIDPIQSRCAIFRFAPIKGHQVIKRLEIIAKAEKVNYAPGTLESIVYFAEGDMRRAVNILQSTSSMGEEVTEETVHDVVSKAKPKDVRRIVNMALDGDFMDARDLLREVMVVQGTSGEDMVTQVYQEVSRMAMDDLIASENYINLVEHIGEYDFRIREGANPRIQLEALLTKFLPKEKAD from the coding sequence ATGAACGGACCATGGGTGGAAAAATACCGACCACAAGACTTGGATGATGTTGTGGGTCAAGATCACATTATACAAAGACTTAAACAGTACATAAACGAGGAGAGCATGCCTAACCTAATGTTCACTGGCCCGGCAGGGGTGGGAAAAACCACCACCGCCATTGCACTGGCCAAAGCCATGCTGGGTGAATACTGGAAACAGAACTTTCTGGAGTTGAATGCCTCTGATGCCAGGGGTATTGAAACTGTGCGTAAAGACATTAAAAGTTTCTGCCGACTAAAAGCAGTTGGAGCTCCATTCAGGATTATATTCCTGGATGAAGTGGATAACATGACCAAAGATGCTCAGCATGCCCTCCGTCGTGAGATGGAGATGTACACCAAAACGTCCTCATTCGTCCTTTCCTGTAACTATTCTTCCAAGATCATCGATCCCATACAGTCCAGGTGTGCCATATTCAGGTTCGCACCCATCAAGGGTCACCAAGTCATAAAGAGACTGGAAATAATCGCCAAAGCCGAAAAAGTTAATTATGCCCCTGGAACACTGGAAAGCATTGTTTATTTCGCTGAGGGAGATATGCGTCGGGCAGTTAATATCCTGCAGTCTACTTCATCTATGGGTGAGGAGGTGACTGAAGAAACTGTTCACGATGTAGTTTCTAAAGCCAAACCCAAAGATGTTCGCCGGATCGTGAACATGGCACTGGATGGAGATTTCATGGACGCTCGTGACCTTTTAAGGGAGGTCATGGTGGTTCAGGGAACCAGTGGAGAAGACATGGTAACCCAGGTTTATCAGGAAGTCTCCAGAATGGCCATGGATGATCTTATCGCAAGTGAAAATTACATAAATCTGGTGGAACACATTGGAGAATATGATTTCCGGATAAGGGAAGGTGCCAATCCTAGAATACAATTAGAAGCTCTTTTGACCAAATTTTTACCAAAGGAAAAGGCAGATTAG
- a CDS encoding replication factor C large subunit: MLWTEKYSPQTMKDVLGNKKAIEEIENWLENWDHGEPQKCLLLVGPPGTGKTTLAHLVAQQFSDHIELNASDKRSYDIIMNTIGEASASVSLFGQGGLKLIILDEVDGLHGNEDRGGIRAINKIIKEGHHPMIMMANDLYSKRIQGLKSKCQLIKIRKVHTNSIVALLKKICVKEGVDFEEHVLRTLAKRSRGDLRSAINDLQVIAQGKDSITSDDLKAIAEKDDINNIFDSVRTVLKSKNPRRIKDSLRLEADPGFILEQITENIPREYEKAEEIEKAYNAVAEADVYLGRAFHTRHYGYWKYTYDLMGVGVALAKDETYKKFSRYASSTFYSKLSKNRAKRDLRDRVATKMGAKMHTSRKVAIEYFPYFEIMFQGDELAQDLADYFDLEDAEVKQFRSRKIKKQKPKKATKAKTTSKTKTTNPKTTKSTKNPSSKRPSETAVTENDPVVNTDSSFKKASKTNDSETPITPKDPKTSTKTKKGKISKSAESKDKSDSKSDSEKSESKEKGKQTSLFSFQ; encoded by the coding sequence ATGTTGTGGACTGAGAAGTACAGTCCCCAGACTATGAAAGATGTTCTGGGGAATAAAAAGGCCATTGAAGAGATTGAAAACTGGTTGGAAAACTGGGATCATGGCGAGCCCCAGAAATGCCTGCTACTAGTAGGGCCACCTGGCACCGGGAAAACCACCCTGGCCCATCTGGTTGCACAGCAGTTCTCAGACCACATAGAACTCAATGCCAGTGATAAGAGATCATATGATATAATCATGAACACCATTGGGGAAGCATCCGCTTCTGTTTCTCTCTTTGGCCAGGGCGGCCTTAAACTTATAATCCTGGATGAAGTGGACGGACTCCATGGTAATGAGGATCGTGGTGGTATACGGGCCATAAATAAGATCATCAAAGAGGGTCATCATCCCATGATCATGATGGCCAACGACCTTTACAGTAAACGTATACAGGGCCTTAAATCCAAATGCCAACTTATAAAAATCCGTAAAGTGCACACTAACTCCATTGTAGCACTTTTAAAAAAGATATGTGTCAAGGAAGGAGTCGATTTTGAAGAACACGTTCTTCGTACACTGGCCAAAAGATCACGTGGAGATCTCAGGTCTGCAATTAACGATCTGCAAGTCATTGCCCAGGGAAAAGATTCCATCACCTCTGATGATCTGAAAGCCATAGCCGAAAAAGATGATATTAACAACATCTTTGACTCGGTGCGCACTGTACTTAAGAGCAAAAACCCCAGACGGATCAAGGATTCCCTGCGCCTGGAGGCGGATCCAGGTTTCATCCTGGAACAGATAACCGAGAACATCCCCCGGGAGTATGAAAAGGCAGAAGAGATTGAAAAAGCTTATAATGCAGTGGCCGAAGCCGACGTATACCTGGGTAGGGCTTTCCACACCCGACATTATGGTTACTGGAAGTATACCTACGATCTTATGGGGGTGGGGGTGGCCCTGGCCAAGGATGAGACCTATAAAAAATTTAGCAGATACGCCAGCTCCACATTTTACAGTAAACTGTCTAAAAACCGGGCGAAAAGGGATCTCAGAGACAGAGTAGCAACCAAAATGGGAGCTAAAATGCACACATCCCGGAAGGTGGCCATTGAATATTTCCCTTACTTTGAGATAATGTTCCAGGGTGATGAACTGGCCCAGGATCTGGCAGACTATTTTGACCTGGAAGATGCCGAGGTAAAACAGTTCCGAAGCAGGAAAATTAAAAAGCAGAAACCTAAAAAGGCAACTAAGGCTAAAACAACAAGTAAAACCAAAACAACTAACCCAAAAACAACAAAATCCACTAAAAACCCCTCCTCAAAGAGACCCTCAGAGACTGCAGTGACAGAAAATGACCCTGTAGTGAACACAGATTCGTCTTTTAAGAAAGCTTCAAAAACAAATGACTCTGAAACCCCAATCACTCCCAAAGATCCAAAGACCAGTACTAAAACCAAGAAGGGTAAAATAAGTAAAAGTGCGGAATCTAAGGATAAAAGTGATTCTAAAAGTGATTCTGAAAAGTCTGAATCCAAAGAAAAGGGAAAACAAACATCTTTGTTTAGTTTTCAATAA